The DNA window GTTGCTTTTACGTCGCGGAAGACAAGCGTTTATTCCTTGCCTTGCCGTCAGCAAACTGGCCTCTCCGCGCGCGGTTACTGCTTGATCTGACGGACTTTATAGTTCCCCCGGCTTTCGTCGTATTCCAGCTCGATCAGCCCCTTAGCTTTGATGTCCTCGAGCAGGTCCGAAAAGCTGCCATAGCCGTAGTACCCTTCGCTGAAGCCTGGATAAACGCGACGAATCGTCTGCTTCAAGAGCGAGCCCCACAGCGGATCGTAATCCTGCTCGACCGATTGCAGCACCGCCAACACTCGGTCGACGGCCTCCTGCTTCTTGTCTTCCTCAGGCTTCCCTTTACGCGGCACGGCCTTGGCACGACGCGCAACGCGGATCAAATCGTCGTAGTAGATGAACTCATCGCAATTCGCGATCAGCAAGTCCGAGGTCGAGCTTTTCACGCCGCAACCGATCACGCGCTTGTTGTTCTCTTTCAACTTCGAGACTAGCGGCGAGAAATCGCTGTCGCCTGACAGGAGCGCGAAAATATCGATATGGTCTTTCGAGTAGCACAGGTCCAGAGCGTCGACCACCATGCGGATGTCGGCGCTGTTTTTGCCCGTCATGCGCCGTTGCGGGATGTCGATCAATTCGACCCCTTGACCGTGAAATTCCTGGACGGCGTCCTTGTAATGGCTCCAATCGCAATAGGCGCGCTTATAAACGATGCGGCCTTTTTCCAACAGCCGCTTCAAGACCATTTGGATCTGAAACGTGCCGACCCCCATGTCGCGAACGCCAATGGCCAGATTTTCGAAATCGACGAAGACGGCAATTAATGGTTCGTCGGACATGCGCGCCTGTAGACTTGGGTGTGAATGAATGGCTTTCGGCATGCGACGAGTCTCCTTCGTGCTCGCCTGGCACGCGTTGCTGCCCAGGATTGTCACCAAGGCCGCAGCGAAAAACAACCTCAAGTACGGCGGGATGTTATCGCGATCCACCGCGGTGCCGCGCGGCGACTGATTTCTGTACGACCTTCTTCGCGCGTCTGAGTGTGGCCGTTTTTGCACCTTCAGCCAATCCTCCGGGCACTGGCGCATCGCGCACCACGGCCGTGGAGGGCAGATCTTCGCGCAGTCCTTGAAACGACGGATGCCTCAGAACGTGATCCCGTGTCCAATTGGTGAACTGCACCTGACAAACCAGCTTCGGCTTGGTCCAGTGGACCCCGCGGCCGGCCTGACGTGCGGTCAGATTGGCAAACGTCGGCTCGTGGGTTTCAAGCTTGTCGAACGTGCGCCGCAGGTCGACAAGCTTCTCTGTCGAAAAGCCGGTTCCCACACGCCCGGCATAGAGCAAATGCCCCGGCCGGTCGTAGTAACCGATCAGAATGGCGCCAAAGCCCTGGCGAGTGCCGGTCGGATCAGTGAATCCGCCGATGACGAATTCTTCGTGCTGAATGCATTTGGCTTTGACCCAGTCGCCGCCGCGGCCGGCCAGGTACGGCCGATCGCGCCGTTTGGAGATGATCCCCTCCAGGCCATGCCCGCAACACTGGCGCAAGAATTCCGGCCCGTCCCCTTCGATATGGTCGCAGTAATGAATGCGCGAGGTCGCCGTCTGCCGGGCTAAGACCGATGCCAAGATCTTTTTGCGATCTTCGAGGATTACGCCGCGCAGATCGTACCCGTCGAGATAGAGAATATCGAACACGTAGTAGAACATGCGGTCATAGGCCTTCTCGGAGAGCGCGGATTGCAGGGCCTGAAAGCTGCTGACGCCGTTCGGTTCGAGCACCACGGCCTCGCCATCGAGAATGACGGACTTGACCGGAAGCTTCGCCGCGGCCTGGGCAATGGAGGGGAACCGGGCCGTCCAATCCAATTGTCGCCGCGTCATGAGACGTGCTTTTCCGCTTGTCACGTGGCACAGCAGACGATAGCCGTCGAACTTGATTTCGTGCAGCCAATCCGCGGTGTGGGGTGCTTCGCTGACAAGCAGCGCCAGCTCGGGCTCGACGGCGGCTGGCATTTTTATACGCCGTGCGCCTGGAAGGGCTGGAAGACTGTTTGTCGCGCGGCGCGGCCACTGTGCCCGCGGTCCTAGCACGGTCGCAGCACGCCTGGGCTTTCGCGTCTTATGGTCGTTGTCGCCGAGGTTTTTCAATGACTCGATCCACGCTGGTGATCGCACCTTGGAATAAGCTCATGTGTCCATGGTTGTCTTTATCGAAGCGCCCCTCAAGGAGCACATATTTACTGTCGAATTGTTGCGCGGCCTGCTTGGGAATGGCCTGCTCGTCAAAGTCAACCCAGAACGAGTTCGCCGTGAGGCTATGTTCCGCATCCTCGCGTGACAGGTAGATCGCAGTCCCTTCGAATTGCACTTCGAGATACCCTTCGACGCGGACCTTCACGCCGTGAAAACGAGAGGGATTCGCCAGAAGACGTACCATGGAATTGTCAAATTCCTCGTTCGGGTATTGTTGAATGTCGGCCGTGTTATCCAGAGTCACCGGAGCGGCGGGCTTGGCGCCGCAGCCCGCCGCGAGTGCCGCCATCAAGACGCTTGCCGCCAAACGCCTGTGCCGGGCATTGCCCATGAGCTACGTTCCTTGCCAAATGGACCGGTTAAGTTAGCAGTCGCGATCGAGCGTAATCACTCCATTCGCTTTGCGAA is part of the Pirellulales bacterium genome and encodes:
- the ligD gene encoding non-homologous end-joining DNA ligase, coding for MPAAVEPELALLVSEAPHTADWLHEIKFDGYRLLCHVTSGKARLMTRRQLDWTARFPSIAQAAAKLPVKSVILDGEAVVLEPNGVSSFQALQSALSEKAYDRMFYYVFDILYLDGYDLRGVILEDRKKILASVLARQTATSRIHYCDHIEGDGPEFLRQCCGHGLEGIISKRRDRPYLAGRGGDWVKAKCIQHEEFVIGGFTDPTGTRQGFGAILIGYYDRPGHLLYAGRVGTGFSTEKLVDLRRTFDKLETHEPTFANLTARQAGRGVHWTKPKLVCQVQFTNWTRDHVLRHPSFQGLREDLPSTAVVRDAPVPGGLAEGAKTATLRRAKKVVQKSVAARHRGGSR
- a CDS encoding NYN domain-containing protein; this encodes MPKAIHSHPSLQARMSDEPLIAVFVDFENLAIGVRDMGVGTFQIQMVLKRLLEKGRIVYKRAYCDWSHYKDAVQEFHGQGVELIDIPQRRMTGKNSADIRMVVDALDLCYSKDHIDIFALLSGDSDFSPLVSKLKENNKRVIGCGVKSSTSDLLIANCDEFIYYDDLIRVARRAKAVPRKGKPEEDKKQEAVDRVLAVLQSVEQDYDPLWGSLLKQTIRRVYPGFSEGYYGYGSFSDLLEDIKAKGLIELEYDESRGNYKVRQIKQ